In Panthera uncia isolate 11264 chromosome B4, Puncia_PCG_1.0, whole genome shotgun sequence, one genomic interval encodes:
- the GPD1 gene encoding glycerol-3-phosphate dehydrogenase [NAD(+)], cytoplasmic, producing MAGKKVCIVGSGNWGSAIAKIVGGNAAQLSHFDPRVTMWVFEEDIGGKKLTEIINTQHENVKYLPGHKLPPNVVAVPDVVQAAAGADILIFVVPHQFIGKICDQLKGHLKANAIGVSLIKGVDEGPKGLKLISEVIGEHLGIPMSVLMGANIASEVADEKFCETTIGCKDQAQGELLKKLMQTPNFRITVVPEVDTVEICGALKNIVAVGAGFCDGLGFGDNTKAAVIRLGLMEMVAFAKLFCSGPVSSATFLESCGIGDLITTCYGGRNRKVAEAFVRTGKPIEQLEKEMLNGQKLQGPPTARELHSILQHKGMVDKFPLFMAVYKICYENHPVGEFICCLQNHPEHL from the exons ATGGCTGGCAAGAAAGTCTGCATTGTAGGCTCCGGCAACTG GGGCTCCGCTATCGCCAAGATTGTGGGTGGCAATGCGGCCCAGCTGTCACACTTTGACCCACGGGTGACCATGTGGGTGTTTGAGGAAGACATCGGAGGGAAAAAGCTGACAGAGATCATCAACACACAGCATGAGAATGTCAAATACCTGCCAGGGCACAAGTTGCCCCCCAACGTG GTGGCTGTCCCAGATGTGGTCCAGGCTGCAGCCGGTGCTGACATCCTGATCTTTGTGGTGCCCCATCAGTTCATCGGCAAGATTTGTGATCAACTCAAGGGCCACCTGAAGGCAAACGCCATTGGTGTATCTCTTATTAAG GGGGTAGACGAGGGCCCTAAAGGGCTGAAGCTCATCTCTGAAGTGATTGGGGAGCACCTTGGCATCCCCATGAGTGTGCTGATGGGGGCCAACATTGCCAGCGAGGTGGCTGATGAGAAGTTCTGTGAGACAACCATTG GCTGCAAGGACCAGGCCCAAGGAGAGCTTCTGAAAAAGCTGATGCAGACACCCAATTTCCGCATCACAGTGGTGCCAGAGGTGGATACAGTAGAGATTTGTGGGGCCTTAAAG AATATAGTGGCCGTGGGAGCTGGCTTCTGTGACGGGCTGGGCTTTGGTGACAACACCAAGGCAGCGGTGATCCGACTGGGGCTCATGGAGATGGTCGCCTTTGCCAAGCTCTTCTGCAGTGGCCCTGTGTCCTCTGCCACCTTCTTGGAGAGCTGTGGTATCGGTGACCTCATCACCACCTGCTACGGAGGAAGGAACCGAAAGGTGGCCGAGGCCTTCGTCCGCACAGGAAAG CCCATTGAGCAGCTGGAGAAAGAGATGCTGAATGGGCAGAAGCTGCAGGGGCCCCCGACAGCCCGGGAGCTACACAGCATCCTCCAACACAAGGGCATGGTGGACAA GTTTCCTCTATTCATGGCTGTGTACAAGATATGCTATGAGAACCATCCAGTGGGTGAATTCATCTGTTGCCTGCAGAATCATCCAGAACATTTGTGA
- the LOC125920227 gene encoding cytochrome c oxidase assembly protein COX14 yields MPTAKQLADIGYKTFSTSMMLLTVYGGYLCSARVYHYFQRRSSRRQAAEEQKTSGVL; encoded by the coding sequence ATGCCAACTGCCAAGCAACTAGCTGACATTGGCTACAAGACCTTCTCTACCTCCATGATGCTCCTCACTGTGTACGGGGGCTACCTCTGCAGTGCCCGAGTCTACCACTATTTCCAGCGGCGCAGCTCCCGGCGCCAGGCTGCAGAAGAACAGAAGACCTCAGGAGTCCTGTAG